tgatggaaTATTGAATCTTTTCTAAATATGAGATTCCAACTTTATTCATTCAGCAAGGTGTTAAAAAAAGTAAGATAACAGTCATCTAGAAATCTAATTTCCTCTGGGTTTAAAGGTGCTGACAACCTCCTCGTTGATTTGTGGATGTGTTTTCATTAACACCAAGTCATCACTGGTAATCAAAACCTGAAAACTGTAGcatgcatctgctaaatgctGTAACATGTTATGCTATTTCATAACCCAATATTCCACCCTAAACCATTAATATTTACAGGACAACGTAAATGGGGAGCACTTCTGGGCCCTTATCTCACAGCCTCAATACATGTTTAAGTACGTAGGATTATTGCGGATGTGGGACTATCCGCCTTGCTAATCGGGAATAGAAAAACAGCCTCAGGTAAAAGAATGGCAGGAGTGAGGGGTGAAAATGCGGTCAGCGTGCTACTGTCTCTCGCTCTTGATCGCTTTTTGCATTAAGTTAATCATATAAGCATTTGGACAGAATGTAAAAAGATACATTCTCTTAgataataaaggttctttattgacatcttggttccatgaagaactatTAAAATCCATGGAAACGTTCCATTCCATTTTCAAGTTCAttatagggaaaaaaaatgttctttagattttttaaatagttattttaagaactgttcactgaaaggttcttttgggggaacgaaaaatgtttcttctatttatttataagagtgcagtgacaaaaacaataaaagaggTAAAAATAGTGCTGGCAAACATTTAGCTAGTTACCAAATGTAGATAAAAAAGCATGTATTCACATCTCTAGAAAAAAGACGGCGTTTAtttgaagtgttttgaaaaacTAGCCTTAATTAAggactatttttaattaaaaactatttatgcAGCTTACGCATCATTATTTCTGACCCTAATTTCTttctaaacactaaaaaaaaaaactttgttgtgTGAAAACTAGCTATTTCTGTCACAGGCAACGAGTGCAGTGACCTTGCATAACATCTTCATTTCAAAGGCAATGTTCACACTTCCCACCAAAACATCATGCAAATTACACGGTCGAACATCTGGGTGCAGACAACACACCAAACTGTGATAGGTCCGTAGCATACAATTTCAGAGAAAGCTGAGGTCAAGTGAGGCACAAAAAGagacaaaataaaatcatatctgcagataaaccatttatttttgtttataaggGAAGAGGACGGTCGTGCTCACTGGCAAACACATGGATCATCCTGGAGGTTTCAAGCCAGATAAGTTTAATTGCTCTGCGTACATGATGCTGGTATAGAAAATCTATATGCTATGCTGGGTCTCATTGaaactgatgctgccttcacgcCTCTAGGccaaagtgagtgagtgaggtccTAATCAATGGGAGACAGTACAAACCAACATGCCAGTCAACCATGGAATTACAAAGCACGGGTGCCAATCCCTTggcatttcatcaaaaaaatactaGCAACTGGCTTATTAGGCAGGCATGCAGAAATGCAAGCAAATCCCTGCATACGGTTAATGAATTACACTTGCAATGCTCCAGAACATACATTTTCCATCTCTGTCTTCAATTCCAAGGAGTAACAGTGGCTTTTAAGCGAAAGCCTATGCAAAACAATCAACCACTGCATGCGTTCCCACTCCAGCAAACTGAGCCAAGTATGACCAAGAGACAGCTCCTGCATGTTAAGCTGAGGCACCTGGTCACTTTAAGCAGGGGGTTTATGGAGAAGTTGGCcacatgttgactttaaacataAGTGTTACAGACAAAATGGGTGCTATTGGTCTGAAAGCATAGGTTTGTGGTCCAGTCTTGAAGTTCAGCTCACTAACAGTTGTCAAGAAGGCAATGCACATTAACAAATGCTGCTGGTAGTTCCCACTGCAGTCACTTACATTTATGTAGCCTAACTCCACCTAAACTGAACAAAAAAGGTTAATCAAACCGAAACCAGCAAATGTTTCTGCCATCCTCACTTCATTTGTACCTGTCCAGAAATGTCTCCACAACCAAGTTAGTGGTTTTATGGCcaaattttagtagttttataagAATCTGTGACTCTGATGAGGCTGAGACAACACTATATCTTTCTCTGCCATAAAAAAGATACCGTACACGAGTGACATATTTTGAAAAACGATCAAGCTTCATTCCACAATTTCCAAAAAGGTCAGTAACACATCAAACGCGAGTGTATCAGTCATTCATCTGCTTTGCACAACACATCTGAGCTGAAAACCCTAGACAATACCatgtgtacatttgtgcagtATTCCTAACGTTTATTAATGTCTTGCTTAATGTTTTCTTCAGTATATTCTagttatcaatatttaaaaataaacacacacacatcattttgtGTATATTAATACTTACAGTGTACGTAAAACAACAATGCCAAGCTGAATTGAAAGACACTGCCGTGATTAACGATTAACTGATACTTGATACAGAGCATATGACGTGATACATATCTAAAACATTAATTATCATCGACACATGGCAAAGTATCAACCAGTCCAGTAATACAGTGTTTGACTGGTTACTTTATAACGTGGCCGGATGGCTGCTTGAGTTAAGGATCAACTACCCCCCAGCAAACCGCTTATTGTTCTCGGATGAAACTCACCCTTTCCCCGAAAAGAAAGGCTGTCAAGCCAAGGGTTAATATCATCCAAACGTTCCTCATTATTCCTTAGTCTTCGCTTGTGAAAACGGAAAATATCGTCCCCGTGTCTGTTTCCACTTTTGGAGAAACTCTTCCCTCTCTCTCGGTTGCGCTCAAATCTCGCTCTCTCACAGGACTCAAATCCCACCGGATACGTGTTGCTTTTTTGTCTGCTTATTCCTCCGCGCactttttcacactaaaatagGTCGTCTTCGGTATGTTTCGTCAAGTCTTGCGCGTTGAGTCTACGGTCGCATGCGTTTACAGCTGCACTCGTCTCGCAAAGGTGAATTTACCGTGAGGTCTCTCGGCCATATGTCTGAAGTGGAGCTCTGCTGTCGAGCCACCCGCAGGACTGAGAGGAAAATACGGGTCAAACAGAGGGAGAGCTTGAGCAATGATTGACAGATAGCCCGAACATATGGGCACTTGGCCGGAGAGAGAGCGCGCGAAAGAGAGGAGACGACACttcagttttggttttcaatatgtttatgttttaagtCATGTCATACTTTTATAACACTATgctattttactaaatattatacTAAATAGAAAGTTATTTATTAGTAAATTCCAATTGCTTAGGCTAAATGCATTCAATTATGTAAAGCATTTTAAGCTACCGTTGTGTATGAAATGTACTatatgagttattattattattattattattatttgatttagaatgagacgtttttttttttccttttctttttttctcagtgaaCAGGTTAAACCAGTTTTCCACCGATTTTAACGGAATGAATTGTTCCGAGCTGTTCTCGGAGCTGAGCCGACAACTCATTGAACCGTGAATCTGTGCCAAATTCTTAAaggattttaaattaaattctttttAGGTGTATTTTTAGGGGTGTGCATTCAACAATTGTATATTAGTGGCACTATTAAATATGCACCTGCTAGAACTCGCTAAATGAATTGTAAATGCAATGTCTCCCCCTAATGGACGAATGCGTAGCGCGCAGTTGTAAACAATATCATGAAGAGCTAATCCTGTTTTTTATTTCGTAACCTTTTCTGAGTGGTCATGATTTAATTTACTGACCACAACTACGAAACAAAATGAAGCCTGCTTTTTTGCATCAATACAATTCATTTTAAAGGAATTTGAAGCAGTAAATTGCTTCTGAATAATTGGACTCATGCTTCCTGGTCTTGAGAACTGCCAAAGGTAACCAATTAACCtccctgcacacaaacacatgcacgcCTCCCTCGTCTTACTTTACAGTCCAAGATTATTAGCAGTGGCATCCTAGATTACCCTGCCAGTTAAGGTCATGGTAAAGCCTCTTCTGCCAGAACCATGAGGCCTCCTTTGTGCCCTTAATAAACTGTTACACATATATCAACAGCTATCCAATACTCATAATGATactataaaatgaataaaccatTTGTCTGATACTTGatacaaaagtaatgtaatgcattttatttacccAGATTTGCAGTATGATTTCTTTTTCCCATTAATCACTTCCATGAGAACATGGAAAGTGCCACCTAGTGacatgtattgttatttttcaatattaaatatgattataGTCAATAACGATCATGCAAAACACAGTGGACAATAACCAGGGCAACAAATAATAGTTGAAAGACATTTGCATGttgtaaaacacacaaacactaaaaggTAGTTTTGTTAGCTTCCTCGTCCTCAATCTCCTCTTCACTCTGGCCTCCCTAAAGCTTCAGTGTCACTCAGCTGAATTGGCGCAAAGGCTTTCCAAGAATTCCAAAACTAAAGGCAAAAGAAAGTACAATCAGGGAACAGGCTATTAGAAACAATAGTGAAATAAACACATACTATGGTTTTTAGTAATTGCAGATAATATAACCAAAACATGATTAAGTATTACCTAAATTACTTTAGCTCCTCTGTAAGTCACTCCATCAGAGCCTCTGaattagggtggccatatgcactgttcatatgggacacgtcccggccaggattttaatattacctaaaatatccaggttttggctgtttgcactgtgcaggtcgatcattgtgtgacattcatgagagctatagagggcagagcagacggctccttatgcttcaAATCACTCTCGTACCTACcttggtgtcttttttgatcgGTGCACAGCGAcacttcaagtcaaacgaacgaacaagcacgtgcgcatatttgcattgctttgatcgttccctgtagatctcaccttctcatgcGCAGCcacacgattggtcgattatgtacaatacctgcatgttattggtcaaactgctttggatgttttaggcaatattaaaatcctggcaaGGACGTGTCCCTTATGAACGGAGCATATGGACACCCTACTATGAATCAAAGTGTAAAGTTGAGGACACTTTAAGACATCTGAAGCTCCCAAACAGGTGACAGGCCTCTTCTTGTGGAGTAGGCAGCAGAGAGGCCATCAGAGGGGAATGCTGGGTTATGATTTTGCTCAGGGCCAGGCGCCGGTTTGACTTCCTGGGTTAAAGGTCAGGAGACAGAAAGGGAGACTATGAAAGAGAAGATGGACCAGTAAAAGCATAAATCTTCACTTGAAGTTGCTTGCACACAGAAGTTTATCACGTTACTAGCAACACATCACAAAGAAGTAAGACTTCTAAAACCTCTACATTAATATATGCGTAAATAACAGCATTTTTCAAGCAAATTTAGTATAAATGTGTCTCAAAACATATATGTTTGAAACAGAGGTAGAGACAACTgaggaaaagaaaacacacactaaAGTCATCATGGGAGCCATATATGAAACTTGGAACAGCAGGTGGTGGCGTCtaatattcaaatacataatGTGCAAAGACCTCTAAAAGTCTGGGTACATAATTTAAGTTTTACATATTTCATGAATCACATATGGTATTCAAATGGTTTGCACAAACCACATAAAGTTCTATGTCACGGCGAGTAGATGACACCTTGATCCTGCAGATATAAATCAGGCTTATTATTTCCTGAAACATGCTATCATCCATCACATTGTTCATTAAAGCAGCAGAAACACACATAATTGATCTCGTAGGTATGGTAGCAATAGCTGTTGTGACCTGTCAAAAGCCATATGGTGCTGTTGAGGCAGATCTATCCCCAGAAGCAGCCTGAAGTGACACAGGGCAGGCTGCTTTTGTGCCAGCTTCACCTTAGCACGTTTCTCCAGTCATCTGCCTCTCTGTGTCCTCTCTGAAAGAGCGGGAAGAGTAAGGATGACATGCTGTTAATGCAGTAGTCACAGATTAATATGATTAAAAGCTGTGTTAGGTTGTTGAATATAGGTTACATACAAATCTTAATTGTGCCATTTTAGTAATTAAGCACTGCTACTTTAAtaatttcatgcattttcatATGACTTAATTCATGCCTGGCTCAAACTCACCCCATGAGAGACTTTGGTCTTTTTCTCCAGAGCTTTTTTCTCAAAGTAGCAAGAAAAGTAGAGCAGGAGATTGGCAAGAAACCGATCCAGCTCTTTGCTGCTGTGAATATTTTGGCAAAAAATATTTCGAATCATAGAGCTGCAATAATGTAACTGCAACtaatatttagctttaaattaacttttaatataacttaagtaaatatataagaCAATAAATAGGAAGAAATTggtaaatacaagtaaaaatgaACAGTACATAGTATAAAAgtaggattaaaaaataaaatacatagtaaaataaaatagaataaaaataaaaacttactttaGCAGAGATATAAAACGTAGAGTCGTTCTCCTGTAGAAAACATACTGCTGCCCCTGCaacacattaaatgtatattaaatcatCCTGGTTATGGGAAAAAGACCCTTTTTCATGGctcatattgttttcattatgtaCTAAAGTATACAGACCTACATTTAACATCCTGAATTGTTACACGTTCCTTTTGTTAGCATTTTATTGAGGTCTTGAAGGCATCCAGTTGAGTGGGTCTCACAGTATTTCTTTGAAAAATGAAACTGAGTAAATCAATTGCTTAGAATAATACATCAAAGTCCTGCATAATGACCACCATGCCAGGAGAGTGAAGTTATTAAACCATAATTATTTCCTGATGTCTGCCAACCATATGAGTTAACGTTAGAAAACAGAGTGCTTTTGCCTCTTCTCCAGTTGCTTCCTTAACTGCTCTTGTAATGTAGAtgtactctttttttattatctttcacttctTTCTTGGCTTTgaaactgtaaacaaacaaaacctaatttgctgattttgcttgtgaaaaaaaaaaaaaggttaaaataaaaaaataaaaacacacacatacttgtcGGATTTACTATACTTGAGGGGACTCTCGATAGgcgtaatgatttttatactgtacaaaccgtAGCTATATTCTGTAGCCCTACACCttaacctacccctcacagaaaacctttctgcatttttacattctcaaaaatactcattctgtatgatttataagcttgtttccccatGGGCAACTCAATTTAAGTCCCCACGGTGACATGAGTCCCCATGAGTCAGCGTgcattcaggtttaagtccccaccgggatagaaaaacatgtacaaacacacacacactcaaaaccaaaccaaatagtgacagacttttttttaaaaaaacatcacaattaaacATCAGTTAACAGGACATGGCTCCactgtcaggtttttttttttttgtgtgtgttacctTACGAACTCCAagctgtttattttgtcatttcagtCCCAACATTCAGAGGAAGGCATCATTGCCTGTCATGCAATTATTAGGGGGAAATCTGTAAGacctaattttttttctcttgaccaTATTAATGgctatttacaataataataataataataaaagaataatgtaatataaattatattcagATTTATCTCTTTGACCGGGATACACTTGCAACAATTATAtctgcatttttttataataaaaatactaaaaagtaaaataataagcCTAATTATGCATAGTCCATTTTCAAATgcacaacaataaaataacatctgaaattttgaaatgtataaaatcaatatgttTTAAAGTTGGTTAGGAACAGTTTGATCCACAAACatcataactatatatatatatatatatatatatatatatatatatatatatatatatatatatatatatatatacatacatacatgcattttaataatagaataattgTCTCCAATGTTTCTAATGTTTTCATATAATCAAACCACTGAGGGAATTCACTAGTGTGCAGACGGCTGCTTGTTCATTCACTTTCAGTCTGTTCATGTTCATATTACTGCAATGGTTTTCTAGAACACTCTCGAACACATGAGCATGTTTTCCTGTCGTTTCAGCCAGTGATTCTGCCAAAGCACACTCAAAATATATTCACTGTACCAGTGCTGTAAACTCCGGAACTGGGAGCGTCCACGGTATCCTAGCGCCAGTACTACGTGTGACCTTGTGTAGTTGTGTGAGAAGCCACGCCCACTACGTGCAAATTCTTCCTGTTATGAAACCGATACATGTCAGCAAAAACTTTGATGTGAGAAGCTGCTATTCGGGTGGTCACTGAATTGGAAAAGTGAGGTAAAAGATCTGAAATCTTATCAAACATTTGAAGGTGGCTGCTGCAGATTCGTATTACATGTAGATTAACCTATTTTGGCTgaccatgctttttttttaaagaccggTATATTATATTGTGCACTGCCTTAATGAAAGAATtagtttgtttaacatttatgtttttattgagtTTAGAGTTTGAGTTCGAGTGTTTTCTTATAAAGCACGTCGCTACTGCAAGGAGTGTTGCCCAAACTGctatacaaaacaataataaaaccaaCATAGCACAATAAAACAGAACTACATGAAAGTTCTCTCTGTAATAGTCCAGTAATGATCCGTTGATATGAGTCAGAGGATAAATGTATTGATATTGTGACAGTTTTAGCATGAAGAGAGAGCGACAATTCaaaaattatatgatatatgCATTGTCATTGTGATTATGCAAATTGATCCGGTGCTGAAAAACCAGACTACTTTTTGAAGACTTGTTTGAGAGGCTTGGTACTTAATTTGCATTTTTCTTACTGCTTAATTAAGGAATTGTGTGCTGGGAAAAATCATTTagattataataatgatattattaaaatgtgtgtgtgtgtgtgtgtgtgtgtgtgtgtgtgtgtgtgtgtgtgtgtctgcgcgcGTGTGTATACCCAACATAATGCAACATTATTAACACAACATTAactgaatatgaatattaaacatttttaaatgcagaaaCATCAGCAGAAGTGTTCTGTTCCATATAGTCTTTCTagatagtattttatttatcttgCATAGATCTGTTCATGCTTTTTGAGGATAAGTGCATGTCATGCAACTTGATTAACTTGACAAATGATCTGATAACATAAATATGGGCCACAGTGCCTTGATTAGATCCACAACATTTGACGTCAACTTTAGAACTGATATGGAATGTGTTTCtccttattttattttgctcTACTAACTATGCGTAAttatgtgcttaattgtattttattatttgcacatAGCAACTGTCTgctgaagagaagagaagagaagagaagagaagagaagagaagagaagagaagagaagagaagagaagagaagagaagagatgtcTGCTCAGGCAAACAGAGTGATGGCTTTATCTGAGTGGGAGGACAGGTGGAACGAAGGAAAAACTGGTTTTCACAGACCTGAAGTGCACAAGTAatcaatacagattgtttcaaagctgctttatagtaataaacaggaaaataacagaagcAGTCATCCAAACTTAAATCAAATATGAGACATTAAAATTATGCGgtaaagcagctttaaaaatACAGTAGTGTCAATATTCAGCTTAAGTCAGTTCACtgttgattcagttcaataaTAGTAAAGATGTTGCAAAATTCTATACACTTTAGTTAATCATGCATTTTATCACGTCATATACTGTAGCTGCAAGATATAGACACCATCTTGTATTGCTTATGAATGAATAATGTTCCTTTAGAATTATCCATAAATGTGTAGAGGAACCACACAGTATTATCAATGTACTGTTAAATGTCTtgctttttactttaaatgtctTGCTTTCGATTGTTTCAATTTCCTAATGTTTATACCTTTTTCGTAGTTTGCTGGAAAACAACTTGGACAAAGTCATATGTGGACGAAAGGAGGTTCGATTCTTCTTCCCGCTATGTGGAAAAGCTGTAGACATGAAATGGTATGAGGTCTCAAGTCTGTGTTAATGAGTaatgtaaaaaatcttactaGCCCCGCCATGAAATGTTCCAAAAAATTTTCTCAGGCTGGCTGATATGGGTCACACAGTTGTTGGAGTTGAAATTTCTGAAAAAGGAATCAAACAATTCTTTGCAGAGCAAAATCTTGCTTTTAATGAAGAACCAGTAGCAGCCATTCCTGGAGCAAAGGTTTTCAAGGTATCTGAAGGCCTCGCAATTGTCATCTATACTGTTTGCTGGGCACAAACCAATGATAAAATTAGCCTTAAAAGATTACAGTGCCCATAAATAATACATTGAGttattatccaccttattttgcaatgcagaagtaagccatttgaatgtgcgagacttctgaTTAATTAGCTGCTGTAGGTAAATAACTTGAATAACTGTGCAGTAATGTTAAAAGATTTAGCACtataaaccagtgtgtttatgattctaatcatgaatttaaataatattattacaaataacagtttgaaatataaagcagcataacagactgtttttgtacagctaaaagtAACTGGAAGCAAATAAGGTTAGCCATAAGGTGGATGCACTTGTATTGTTATAATGGCATTTGGCTGTGTCTTAGCGGCTTCCTCTGATTTATACAGACAGCTGCCCCTCAGTGTAATACACTCCAACTGTGAGATGGTCACAGTGCTTTAGCGTTCTCTAATGGAAGTAGACAGCGTGATGTTTTTGTGTCATGATCTCTCAACTACTAGGCTAATGCATTTTCCTTGTTCTCAGAGTGCAGATGGAAAGATCTCCATCTATCAGTGTGATTTATACAAGTTCTCCAGGTGCATTTTATACTTTCTAATTTTAGATGATAAAAAATTACACGTGATGCACATTTAAATGGATCTCTGTCATTTTGGTCTTTGTCCATATATAGTGCTGTTGCAGGAAAGTTCGGAGGAATTTGGGATAGAGGAGCGCTGGTGGCTATAAACCCATGTGACAGGCAAAAGtaggttttaaataaataaatatttgatgtccttttatttattaattcatttaagtGGGATTGTATGTAAATACATACTCTCTTCATCCCCAAGTATGCTACTCTCCTTATGTCCTTAATGAACAATGACTGCAGATATCTTCTGGACACAGTGGAATATAATTCTGAGCTGTATAAAGGTAAtgttagaggaaaaaaaacatatggaataattcattattattattatcagtcatTATAAAGCATATGTGTCTTGTTGTTAGTATTTGATCTTTTCTGTTGCCACATTTGACATACAGGTCCACCATTTGTTGTATCA
The Cyprinus carpio isolate SPL01 chromosome A19, ASM1834038v1, whole genome shotgun sequence genome window above contains:
- the LOC109071417 gene encoding probable thiopurine S-methyltransferase, encoding MSAQANRVMALSEWEDRWNEGKTGFHRPEVHNLLENNLDKVICGRKEVRFFFPLCGKAVDMKWLADMGHTVVGVEISEKGIKQFFAEQNLAFNEEPVAAIPGAKVFKSADGKISIYQCDLYKFSSAVAGKFGGIWDRGALVAINPCDRQKYATLLMSLMNNDCRYLLDTVEYNSELYKGPPFVVSEEDVKNEFGGGCDIELLESVDAFGEKYKSVGLDSLTEKVYLLSLKAQ